In Listeria cossartiae subsp. cossartiae, the DNA window GTACCAGTTAAGTGCACCTTTTATAAGATACAATTCATGAACGGTTTAAATTGCTTCTTAAACGGTCGGAATTACCGTTTAAGAAGCAATTTAAACCGTTTAGGAAAATGATGTTGATGTAGAAAATCTGAGAAAGTATAATTAGAGCTGAAAAATACAATTGATTATTTTGGAGAGTGTTACTATGAATCTAATAAAAGAAATAAATTTACTTACAAATAAGAAAATGATTGTTTGGTTGAATTTTTTGAGTGTCTTATTACTAATAGTATTTGCGATTTTAGCATGGAGGGTTTCTGTGCGATTTACACCCACAGTAAGTTTTGATAGAGATGAATTATATTACATAATACAATGTTTTGTGATGTTTATATTGCTTATTCTTATTCATGAGTTTATTCATGGGTTTTTCTTTAAAGTATTTAGTCCTAAAAATAAAGTGAAATATGGATTTAAAAATATGATGTTTTATGCAACAAGTCCGAAATCTTTTTATTCGAAAAGAAAATTTTATTGTATAAGTTTAGCACCATTTATTTTTGTAACAATTGGTTTAACATTGTTATTTTTATTTGGAGTAATTCCATCAACTTTTTATATTTTTCTTGTTTCGTTCCACGGAGCCGGATGTACAGGTGATTTCTATTGGGCTTGGGTATTATTTAAATCATCAAAAGATACGATTATTGAAGATACCGAAGTTGGAATAAATCTATATACAAATGTTTAAATCTTATAATAGGTTATGCTATTAAGTACACTAAGGCTATTTTTAAAAATTGCTTAGGTGTACTTTTGTTTATATTGCGCTTTAGAGATAATTACTGTAAATGGAGACTTTCGAAATATAACACCGTTACAGAGTGAAACCTAACCATTTAGGAAATTTGAGTTGTAGATATTAAGGCAACTCCCTATAATTTAAATTGTAATCATGATTAATTAAAATAAAAAAGGAGGAAGAAAGATGGAAAATTACAAAGAGTTGGATGTATCAGATTTAGAAGAAATTGATGGTGGTATCGGTATTGTTCTGGGATGTGTAGTTGTTGGTGGAGTTATATTAGTTGGTGGCGGGTTAGGCTATGTAGCTGGGAGATTCTTATAATAATGTTTGGAGCTGAATATGAAATGAGCAAACAAAATTTTGAAGTATTAAATGAGAATGATCTTTCGGAAGTTGAAGGAGGAGTAGCTCTTATTACACTTATCGCCTTAGGGGGTCTGGGCGTTGCATCTTTTGGAGCAGGGTTTACGTGGGGAAACAGTAGACGCTAATAGAATAGCTATTTATTCATAATGAGATAGGAGGAGCAAAAATGGACGAAAAAGGTTATAAAGTATTAAATGAAAGTGAGCTTTCTGAGGTTGAAGGTGGTCTTGTTGTAGCCCTAGGTACACTTGTTGCCTTAGGTGCCCTAGGTGTTGCATCTTTTGGAGCTGGATTTGTATGGGGAAACAGTAGACGCTAACATGATAATGAAGATTTCAATAATAATAGCAAGTATTGTTGCTATTATTGGAGGCTACGCAATATATAAATACCAAGGGGATAAATTAGGTTTGCTTATTATAATAGCCATAGTCTTGGTCATCTGCTTTGCTATTATAAAACCGTATAAATATTTTTAAAGTAGAAGCGAATGGTATTATTAATATTATGATGTTAATAGTTTCGATTTCTACTTGGTAAATTTGTTTTAAAAAATGAGTAACGTAGAGTAGGAGGCTGTTTCAGTTGATTAGCGTAGGTGAATTTTTGAATTACCATGATTTGGGAAATGGTGAGCTCAGCAATTTGAATGGTGGACTTACTTGGTGGATTCCACGACTTCCTGTTCCAGGAATACTTCCTTACAGATTGTTTTAATGGAAAAATTTTAGTATTTAGAAAAAAGATTCAAAATTGTAATGATATGCATGCACCTCAAACGTTAGGTTTTCAGCTTAACGTTTGAGGTGCATGTTATTTTTTGTCTAGCTTTATTTTGTGGCCTTTAAAACTAATGTTGTAATCAAGGAGATATATGAGATTTTGATCCAATGATTATACAGAAAATTTACCAAGAAAGGAAGAAAAGCCATGTCAAAGGAACTTCGAAAAGAGAAGTTTTTAAATCCTGGAAATGTTCAAAAAGTATTAATAAATGTTGATGAGAATGGGGGGATTATTGAGAGCACCTTAGATGAATTCGGGAAGAAAATGAAAAACTAATAGGAGGTAATTATTATGAGAGACACCATTAAAAATCTCAACTATTTTGAAAATCGATTAAGATTTTTGAACACGAGTATTGATGAATTCGAACAACTTATCGCAGAGAATATAAATTCTGAAAAGGCAAATTTAAGGAGTGGTTACCTAACATTATTGGGTTACTATACTTCAAAAATTAATTGCATTTATTCAATAGGAATGCCCATTGAATCTATACAAAGTATATATCCTAAATATCTTGAATTATTTTTAAAAACATGGAGTAAAGAAACTGGGAGTTATATCCAATTAGTTGTAACGGTTTCATTAGGGATTTTGATTGATATGACAAAAGAACAAATCAAGATTATTTTATTGACTATTTGCTACATCAGATAGGTAATAAATGGGAGATAGGAACTGAAAAATTTGCATTTCCTATTCCATACGAATTACTTAATACAGTGATAAACGCTAATGATAATAAGGATGCTATTTATAATTTAAGTATTTACCTTGATAAAGAATGGTATAATTCCCATAAAAGTAGCCATGATATATACACTGGTTACTGGAGCTATGAAAGAGGTGCTCTTGCGAATTATTACAACTCGATGATAGAGAATTGAAGAATTCACCATATTATCCATATGATCTTGTTCATTATAATAATTAGTAATTCAAAACCCCAGCAGAATTTGAACTTCAAATTCTGCTGGGGTTTTATACACTATCTGTTTGTTGTTTGTCACTCTTAGTAGTTTATTTTCTTCCTTATGAGACACTACGTAATCGTAGCTTCTTTTTATTTAACTATGTTTTCTTTTACGGAAAAAGATTGTGGCTATTCCGGCTAGAAGAATACCGATTAAGACGGTGGTTGCCTGATTGGAATCACCTGTTCTTGGTAAAGCCTTGTTTACTGGATCGGACACGTTTTTCCCAGGCGTGTTTGCACTCACAGAATCGCCGTCATCACCTGTTTCATTTGGCTTATCTGGATCTGGCGTCGGTTCTACCGGTTCATCTTCCTCAGCGACCTCTACGGAAATAGTGACTGGATCTGCCTCTATGCCACTTTCGCTCACTGCCTGTAAAGTGACTGTATATGCTCCAACTTTGTTTAAATCAACGACACTTTCAAAATCGCTTGTTACGGTACTGTCATCACTTGTTTCAGCCATAATATCTAATAAAAACTGTTCCTCTGTTACAGCTGATTCTTTCAGATAAGTGATACTTTGCATAGCTGTAATAACAGGGATTTCAAGGATCGTTACCGTCACTTGTTGTGGTGTTGCTTTTAAACCAGCTGAGTTTTCTGCATTTAACGTAACAGTGTAAACACCCGGCGTATTTAAATCAACGACATCAGTAAAATCACTCGTAACAGGAGCCTCATCGTCTGTTTCAGCATGAATATCTTCTAAAAATTTTTCTTCTGTAATGGTCGATTGCTCTACATAACTCATCGAAGAGTCACTTGCGATATTCAGCGTATGTTCCACCGCAAAGTATTGCGTGTACGTCCCGCCAGTTAACGTGTATCTAGTCAAATTAGGCGGCGTTGCATAAGCTCCAGCTGGGTTATTATAACGAGCATTATATTTCATTTGTTCAATTGAATCAAAGTATTCTTTTGTGATGCCACTAACCGTTATCCCTGTATCATCAATCGTTAGACGCGTGCTAGCAATTTGTTCGTTATTAAGTGAAAAGAAAGTAGAAGAGCCACTATTAGAAGTTGTAAAAGGAATCACAACACCATCAAAATTAACGCTACGTTCTTTCATTAAGGCAAATGGAACAAAAATAGTTTGCTTCGTTTCGTCGTAGCTTAACACAGAACTTTTAATTGTACTATTAATTAGCGAAGTCCGGCCGACGTTTTGTCCATGCGCAGACAAGCTCGTTAATTTGGGGAAATTCTCGATGCCACGGAAATCGTGAACACCACAAAACTGAATATCCAAACTTGTTAGGTTAGGTAATGATTGAAGCGGCATTATATCGGTAAGCGCATAAACATATCCTAAAGTTAAGGTTGTTAATTGTGGAAGCTTATTTATTTTATCTAATGAGTTATCATTAATGTTAGTATTGCTTAAATCCATGGTATTTAAGTTTATTAGGCCGTTCAAATCAGGTAGTGAATCATCCGTTAAGTTAGTTCCAGAGATGCTTAACTTATTTAAACTAGTCATATTCGCTATTAAAGAAAAATCAGTCACACTCGTATTGAACAAAGATAAAGATGTTAAATTGTGAGCAAATTCAAGCCCAGTTAGATCTGTTAAAGTACTTACATTAATATCAACTAGTTTAATTTTGTCCATTTGTGCCTCGGTAATATCACTTGTGGCAGCTTGTCCTAATAAGCCATTTAGATAGCTTTTTAAAACAGGATCAGGAATATTCACGATATCCTGTGATTCATTTGTTTCTATATTTTCTTCAGCAAAAGTACTTGTAAAATTAGGTATAGTCAAGGGTGCTATTAAAAGAATGCATAAACCAATCTTTATCCCAGTTTTTTTCATGTATGTAATCCTCCTAAAAAATTGGTGCTTAGTACTTCATTATACAAAATTATAGAATTTAAAACAATTCCTTTTTTAGTCACATTCTAAATAAAAAACATATTGAGAGCATGAATGGGAAGGCACAAAAAAACCGCAAAGGAGGAAAACCTCTTTTACGGTTCGGGTTTAGCTATGTTTTCTTTTACGGAAAATGCTAATGGCTACTCCTGCGAGAATAATTCCGATTAATACAGTAGTTGCAGAGCTTTCGTCACCGGTGTAAGGAAGGGTGGCTTTTGTATCGCTAGTTGTAGGATCTGCTGAGTTTTCCGAATTAGCAGATTGACCATTTTCATTTGGAACATTAGGATTATCTGGGTCAGGTGTTGGATTTGGTCCTGGTGGGGTAGGTGGTTCATCGCCCGCTATCACATTTACAGTGACAGTGATAGGATCCGCTTCTACACCATCCGCACTAACCGCACGCAACGTAACAGTATAGGTTCCAACTTTAGTTAAATCAACCACACTAGTGAAATCACTTGTTACTTCGCTACCATCACTCGCTGTAGCAGAAATATCTCGTAAAAATTGTTCCGCGGTTTTCGTCGTTCCTTTTGAATAAGTGATTGTTTTATCGGCTGTAATGATGGGTTTTTCAAGGATGGTTACGGTAACTTGTGTCGGTGTTGCTTTTAAACCAGCAGCGTTTTCGGCATTTAGCGTAACCGTATAAACGCCAGGTGTGTTCAAATCAACTACGCTATCAAAATCACTCGTAACTGGGGTACCGTCATCTGTTTCAGCATGGATATCTTGTAAAAATTGTTCTTCTGTAACAGTCGTTTTTTCCGTGTAGCTTATGGCAGAATCATTAGTAATCGTAAGCGTGTGATCGACGTTGAAAGATTGACGATAGGTTCCGCCTGATACGGAATAGTTAGCAAAACTAGGCGGTGTTGCGTAACTACCAGCGGGATTATTATAAAGCGCATTATAATACATGGTTTCAATGGAATCAAAGTACGCTTTTGTTACTCCGCTAACGGTTATTCCCGTATTATCAATGCTCAAACGAGTGCCATTAATTTGTTCGTCATTTAGCGCAAAGATAGTAGACGAACCACTACTTGAAGTTGTAAAAGGAAACGCAACGCCGTCAAAGTTAACCCCTCGTCCAATCATTAAAGAGAATGGAACGAAAAGTGTTTGATTAGCTTCATCGTATGTTAATGCGGAACTTTTAATGGTACTTTCGATTGGAACACTACGCCCGACATTTTGTCCGTATGCAGATAGATTAGTTAATTTTGGAAAAGTATCAATCCCACGAAAGTCATTCACTCCGCAAAATTGAACAAATAGAGTAGTTAGATTAGGCATGGATTTGAGAGGCATTAGATTAGTAATCGCATAATTACTGTCTAAGTTTAAGTAAGTAACGTTAGGGAGTTTATTTATTTTAGTTAAGGAGTTGTTATCTAATTTACCAGGGCTTAAATTGAGGTTGGTTACATTTACTAAGCCATTTAAATCAGGTAGTGAACTATCAGTCAAATTGTTTCCCGAAATACTAAGATTCGTCAAACTTGGGATGTTAGCGACGATAGAGTAGTCAGTCACACCAGTGCTAGATAATCGCAAAACGGATAAGTTATGCGCATAATCGAGTCCGGTTAAATCGGTTAAACTAGCATTGTTAATAGTGACCTCAGTGATTGTATCCATTTGAGCTTCGGTAATATCACTTGTACTCGCTTGACCTAAAAGCCCATTTAGATAGCTTTTTAAAACAGGATCGGGAATATTTACGACATCTTGTGCTGCTTTTGCGTCAATCGTTTCTTCTGCAAATGTATGCGTAGAAATTGGTATAGTAAGTGGAGCCATCAAAAGAATACATAAACCAATTTTTAGTCCAATTTTTCTCATGAGTTTAAGCCTCCTCAAAAATTAACAATGATTCTATTTTTATACACATTTTAAACAATTCCTCTTTTAGCATCATTCTAAACAAAAGTATTAACGAGAATCGCACAAAAAAACCGTGAAAGAGAATAAGCTCTTTCACGGTTTTGAATTAATTAAAAGATTTTAGCTAACTCAACTGCTTCTTTTGCTCCAGCAGAGATAATGTCTTTTGCTTGGTCAGGTTTTGCGTTGTGTCCTTCAACGATAACCATTTCTGGTTCAGAGATGCCGAAGTGAGCTAATACATTTTTTACGTAGCTCAAGGACATTTCAAAGCTTTGCATTGGGCCATCAGAATAAATACCACCGCGAGCGTTAAGTAGGGCGATTTTTTTATCAGCCACTAAGCCTACAGGACCGTTTGCAGTATATTTGAACGTTTTGCCTGCTTGATTTAAATAGAATAAGTACGTTAAAAATTGGGCTGGAATGCTGAAATTCCAAAGTGGGAACGCCATCACGATTTTGTCAGCAGCTAAAAATTGATCTAAGTAGCTATTCGCAATATCTGCTAAGCGTTTTTCGTCTGGACTTAATGTTTCACCAGCTGCTTCTTTATGTAATCCACTCATCATTGTTACATCATAATAAGGTAGATCCGCTTCAAATAAATCTAATTCTGTTACATTATCGTCCGGATGGGACTTTTTGTATTCAGTTAGGAAAATTTCGTATAGTGCCACGCTGACTGAGCGTTCGGCAGGTAAACCATTTGCTTTGATGAAAAGTACGTTTGTCATTACATCTTGCCTCCATTTTAAATTAAATTATCTATTAAGTGTAGCGTATTTTGCCTATTAACGGCAAGTAAATTGCTTACAAAAAATTAGCCGCTAATATTTGAGCAGATATTTTGTGCTTTTGGAAAGGAAGCGTATAATAGTTGATATATCATTTGACATGTCAACTATGGAGGTGGAAACGCTGAAACCATGTACAGAACGATCCGAATTACTTTACCGGATGCACTTGTTGTCTAAGGAAATTAGCCATGTGTTTGAACAACAAACGAATATGAGTTTTACGAAAGTGGAGATTTTATTTCATATTCAACAAACACCCGGCCAGAGTCAAAACCGACTACGAGAAAAGCTTTATATCGATTCGGCGAGTATCACCCGCCATTTAAAGCGAATGGAAGAGCAAGGACTTATCGTTCGGAAAAAGCAAGACGAGAACAAACGCTATACGTATTTGTTTTTAACACCAGCTGGCGAGGCGGAACTAGCTTCCTTACTCTTGGAAAAAGAAAAATTCCAGCAAGCAGCTTTAGAGGCATTTTCAGAAGAAGAAGTGAGTGCGTTACTTAAATCAGTCACAAAAATGATGAATAATGTAGAGAAAATGGAGGAGAAGTTAAAATGAAAGCAGTTGTAATTGAAAATTATGGTGGCAAAGAAGAGTTGAAAGAAAAAGAAGTAGCAATGCCAAAAGCGGGTAAAAATCAAGTGATTGTCAAAGAAGCAGCGACATCAATTAACCCGATTGACTGGAAACTTCGCGAAGGTTACTTAAAACAAATGATGGACTGGGAATTCCCGATTATTTTAGGCTGGGACGTAGCAGGTGTTATTTCAGAAGTTGGTGAAGGCGTTACAGATTGGAAAGTCGGCGATGAAGTATTTGCCCGCCCTGAAACAACGCGTTTTGGTACGTATGCTGAATATACAGCGGTAGATGACCACTTACTTGCACCACTTCCAGATGGGATTAGTTTTGAAGAAGCGGCATCGATTCCACTTGCAGGCTTAACTGCATGGCAGGCATTATTCGATCACGCGAAACTACAAAAAGGGGAAAAAGTCTTAATCCATGCTGGTGCTGGCGGCGTTGGAACACTGGCGATTCAGCTTGCAAAACATGCTGGAGCAGAAGTAATCACAACAGCTAGTGCGAAAAACCATGAACTACTTAAATCACTTGGCGCAGACCAAGTCATTGATTATAAAGAAGTTAATTTTAAAGATGTCCTTTCTGATATCGATGTCGTGTTTGATACAATGGGCGGTCAAATCGAAACAGATAGCTATGATGTATTAAAAGAAGGAACAGGGCGTTTAGTTAGTATCGTTGGTATTTCCAATGAAGAACGTGCGAAAGAAAAAAATGTAACAGCAACTGGAATTTGGCTTCAACCAAACGGCGAACAATTGAAAGAACTAGGCAAATTGCTTGCTGATAAAACGGTTAAACCAATCGTTGGCGCAACTTTCCCATTCTCTGAAAAAGGTGTTTTTGACGCACATGCATTAAGCGAAACACACCATGCGGTAGGAAAAATAGTCATTTCATTTAATAAATAAGATTTTCGAGAAGCTAGATGCTATCATCTAGCTTTTTTGGTTGTTTGCTGGAACAAGGCAGATGGGCTATAATAGCAAAAAAAGGTGGGACGGGGATTTCAGTCTTCGATAAGAAAGGCAAGGTCACTCGCTACTTCAAAATCACTAAGTTGTTTCGCGATAATATCCGCACCAGTGTTAAGAAAGAGAGCCATTTGACTGAGCGTGCGGAGACTAATGTCAGAAGTGCGAATATCTTTGTCGATAAGCTTCTGCAAAGTGCCTTTTTTTAAGCGAGTATTTGATTCGATATCAGTGGCAGTAATGTGATTATTTGCTAACAATTGTTCAATCGGATGCATCATTTCACCTCGTTTCAATAGTTAACTTTATGAATTAATTATAACTAAATTTGCTTCTTGGATAAACTATAAAGCCTTGAAAATTGAACAAAAAGGGAGAAGCAAATGAGCGATTTAAAAGACAGTTTTAAAGTTTTGTATCAATTTAAAACAGATTATCTTAAAGTAACCTTATTATTAACAATCTTGCAGGCATTTGTGATTGGACCATTTATTTATTATTTCTTTTTCTTTATTCTCCGGATTATCGGAGTACCAGGTATTACAGACGCAAACCTAGGGGAAGTTTTTTCAAGTCCAGTTGCTGTTGTGATGCTGCTGATTTTAGCCTTACTCATTTTATTGTTTGTATATTATGAACTGGGTTTCTTCATAATGATGGCGATTTATCAGCTACGAGGGGAAAGCTATACCGTTCTCAAAATCATCCAGAGACTGAACCTAAAAGCGAAGTATTTCCTTAGCTATCAAGCAATTTATTTTCTGCTATATTTCTTTTTACTTTTGCCGATTGCTGGATTATCATTACCAATTACGATTACAGAAAATCTCTATTTACCGCATTTTATTACAGATGAACTAATGAAAACGACGACGGGAACGTGGCTGTATGTTATCGCAATCGCGCTTATTTTCTACATTAGCGCTAGACTGGTGTTTGCTTTACCATATTTCATTGAAAACAAATCACTTAAAATAAGCGGAGCCATCCGAAAAAGTTGGCAATACCCGCAAAAACGCTTATTTCTCATGCTGTTAAAATGGTTTTTAATTATTGTAGCGATGGGCTTTTTAGCTTCTATTATTGCAACGGTTATTATGTTACCGCTACTCTTGATAGAAAAAATAACGCCGGGAATTGCGATAGTTATAGCTGGCGTTACTTTAACAATACTTCAAGTGATGGGCTTTTTTGTGGCGGGGATTTTCCAAGGAATCATTGCGCAGTTATTAGTGAAAAATGCCTTTAATATAGAAAGACAACCGGTTTCTTCGGCACGTAGCCAATTTCCACATAAAAAACGATTTTTCTTTGTTGGGATACTCGTTTTCCTTGTTTTTAGCAGCTTTAATATTTATGCAGTGAACGCGACTTTATATGAGCCGAATACGAAAATAATTGCTCACCGCGGTGATACTATGAATGCTGTTGAAAATACGGTGGAAGCCATCGAGTCAGCGGCAAAGGCTGGGGCAGATTATAGCGAAATTGATATTCAAGAAACCAAAGACCATCAGTTTGTCGTCTTTCACGATATGACACTGAGAAGGCTAGCTGGAAGTTCTAAGCGAGTAGCGGATATGACATTAAAAGAATTGCAACAAACCAAAATAACTAGTGGCGATTATTCATCCCACATAGCTTCTTTTGATGAAGTTATCAAGACGGCGAACAAGAATAAGATAGATTTACTGGTGGAAGTGAAGTTACACGGCGGGGAATCAAGCGATATGGTAGAACGACTTGTCAGCCTATTAAAGAAAGAAAAAGTAACCGATAAATATTTAGTTCAATCGTTGAGTCAACCTATTATGGAGGAAATAGAACAAGCAGATCCGACATTGAAAACTGGTATCATTTTAGCACTGAACATCGGAAACTTACCAAAAACATCAGCCGATTTTATTGTTTTAGAGGATTTTTCTATCAATAAACGATTACTGAAACAAGCGAAACAAAACAATAAAATGGTGTTCGTTTGGACGGTAAATAAAGAAAAATTAATGCAAATGTATTTACGGAAAAATGTCGATGGAATTATCACCAATTATCCTAAAAAGGCGATAGAGCTTAGGGAGTCATTTAGCGAAAATGATTCTTTGCGAAGTCGAATCGAGAATAGATTAGGATTTTAAATAAAAAAAAGCCGCAAACAGTGATTGTTTGCGGGCAATTCTTATTTTAACTCAAATGATTTTTTAACAGAGTTTTTGCTGAAGCTGATTAATTCTTTTGCTTCTACATCGACTTTGTTTTGGGTATCTTGTAGTTTGTAAAGTTCGGTTACTTCTAAAGTCCCACCAGGTTGTACGTCTTTTTCAGAGCCACCCATACTAGCATCAGCTGATACGGTTGTTTCTAGCTGAGTACTATTTTGGAATGCTTGTTGATCAATAGCTACCATGAAAGAAATATTTTCTTTACTGTTATTCGTGAATTTAGTTTTAATTGCGATAGCATCGTTCCCTTCAAAATCCTTAACTACTTCTGAACTAAGAATTTCTACTTTGTAATCCCCAAGTTCATTGGAATCTGTTTTCTTTTTCGTCTCGGCTTTTGCTGTTTCTGTTTTTTCTGTGCTTGCTTTATCCTCAGTCCCACCACATGCAGTTAGTGCTAGGGCAAAAGTAACAATCCCCATTAATAATAAAACGCTTTTCAATTTTTTCATTTTCTTCTCTCCTTCATCTTTTATCTGTTTCTATTAGACCATGCGAAGAGAATAAAAGTCCTATGCAGTGGGCATAGGACTAGGAAAAGATTTCATTATAAACACCGTAAATAGATATGCAAACAATAATATAAATGACAATGCCTGCTTTCCTTGTACTAGGAGAGGAGGATTTAAGTAAAGGCAATTTGGACCAAATACCACAAAGATTAGTAAAAATGACAAATGCAGGAACGATTAGAAAGAAATTGTTAAAAAAGTTTACTGTTGGTGACATTTTGACGCCCTCGGTTGGCGGGGTGAATAAACCAAATAGCAAGAATATATAACCTAATACGCCGACAATCATTTTCCAAGGCGTTCCGGTTCTAAATCCGGGAATGTGTTTATACCATGGAATGAAGTCTTTTTCGTAGTCCGCTGATACATTTTCCCATTCAGATTCAGTAGAAAAATTATCTAACTCTGTGAAATCCGACAATTCAGAGACATAACTTGGGCCGAGCGAATCGTTTTTGACTGCTGTTCTGAACTCTTGAATGGATTGATAACGCTGTTCAGGATCAAAGGCTGCTGCTTGCATCGCTATTTTTTCAAGTGAGGTGGCTTGTTCTTTATCAGGTAAAGTGTTTTTTCCGAGTAGTAGTTCCAGCATCAGAACACCGATACTATAAATATCCGACCGGGCATCTGTTTGAGAGTAACCATATTGTTCTGGGGCTGCATAACCGATTGTGCCGAGATTGACAGTGTCTTGATTTTTGCCGACTTCAAACACACGGGAAGCGTCAAAATCAATTAATTTCAATACGCCGTCGCTAGAAATCATAATGTTAGATGGCTTAATATCTCGGTGAATAATCGCATTCGCATGTAATTCTGTAAGTGCATCAGACAACATCAACATTAGCCGCGTCACTTCATCCGCATCAAACGTAGTATTTGTTTTCATTAAGTC includes these proteins:
- a CDS encoding DUF3267 domain-containing protein, whose translation is MNLIKEINLLTNKKMIVWLNFLSVLLLIVFAILAWRVSVRFTPTVSFDRDELYYIIQCFVMFILLILIHEFIHGFFFKVFSPKNKVKYGFKNMMFYATSPKSFYSKRKFYCISLAPFIFVTIGLTLLFLFGVIPSTFYIFLVSFHGAGCTGDFYWAWVLFKSSKDTIIEDTEVGINLYTNV
- a CDS encoding class IIb bacteriocin, lactobin A/cerein 7B family — its product is MENYKELDVSDLEEIDGGIGIVLGCVVVGGVILVGGGLGYVAGRFL
- a CDS encoding Blp family class II bacteriocin, encoding MFGAEYEMSKQNFEVLNENDLSEVEGGVALITLIALGGLGVASFGAGFTWGNSRR
- a CDS encoding Blp family class II bacteriocin gives rise to the protein MDEKGYKVLNESELSEVEGGLVVALGTLVALGALGVASFGAGFVWGNSRR
- a CDS encoding PoNe immunity protein domain-containing protein produces the protein MRDTIKNLNYFENRLRFLNTSIDEFEQLIAENINSEKANLRSGYLTLLGYYTSKINCIYSIGMPIESIQSIYPKYLELFLKTWSKETGSYIQLVVTVSLGILIDMTKEQIKIILLTICYIR
- a CDS encoding PoNe immunity protein domain-containing protein, whose product is MLHQIGNKWEIGTEKFAFPIPYELLNTVINANDNKDAIYNLSIYLDKEWYNSHKSSHDIYTGYWSYERGALANYYNSMIEN
- a CDS encoding LapB repeat-containing protein — protein: MKKTGIKIGLCILLIAPLTIPNFTSTFAEENIETNESQDIVNIPDPVLKSYLNGLLGQAATSDITEAQMDKIKLVDINVSTLTDLTGLEFAHNLTSLSLFNTSVTDFSLIANMTSLNKLSISGTNLTDDSLPDLNGLINLNTMDLSNTNINDNSLDKINKLPQLTTLTLGYVYALTDIMPLQSLPNLTSLDIQFCGVHDFRGIENFPKLTSLSAHGQNVGRTSLINSTIKSSVLSYDETKQTIFVPFALMKERSVNFDGVVIPFTTSNSGSSTFFSLNNEQIASTRLTIDDTGITVSGITKEYFDSIEQMKYNARYNNPAGAYATPPNLTRYTLTGGTYTQYFAVEHTLNIASDSSMSYVEQSTITEEKFLEDIHAETDDEAPVTSDFTDVVDLNTPGVYTVTLNAENSAGLKATPQQVTVTILEIPVITAMQSITYLKESAVTEEQFLLDIMAETSDDSTVTSDFESVVDLNKVGAYTVTLQAVSESGIEADPVTISVEVAEEDEPVEPTPDPDKPNETGDDGDSVSANTPGKNVSDPVNKALPRTGDSNQATTVLIGILLAGIATIFFRKRKHS
- a CDS encoding LapB repeat-containing protein, producing the protein MRKIGLKIGLCILLMAPLTIPISTHTFAEETIDAKAAQDVVNIPDPVLKSYLNGLLGQASTSDITEAQMDTITEVTINNASLTDLTGLDYAHNLSVLRLSSTGVTDYSIVANIPSLTNLSISGNNLTDSSLPDLNGLVNVTNLNLSPGKLDNNSLTKINKLPNVTYLNLDSNYAITNLMPLKSMPNLTTLFVQFCGVNDFRGIDTFPKLTNLSAYGQNVGRSVPIESTIKSSALTYDEANQTLFVPFSLMIGRGVNFDGVAFPFTTSSSGSSTIFALNDEQINGTRLSIDNTGITVSGVTKAYFDSIETMYYNALYNNPAGSYATPPSFANYSVSGGTYRQSFNVDHTLTITNDSAISYTEKTTVTEEQFLQDIHAETDDGTPVTSDFDSVVDLNTPGVYTVTLNAENAAGLKATPTQVTVTILEKPIITADKTITYSKGTTKTAEQFLRDISATASDGSEVTSDFTSVVDLTKVGTYTVTLRAVSADGVEADPITVTVNVIAGDEPPTPPGPNPTPDPDNPNVPNENGQSANSENSADPTTSDTKATLPYTGDESSATTVLIGIILAGVAISIFRKRKHS
- a CDS encoding FMN-dependent NADH-azoreductase codes for the protein MTNVLFIKANGLPAERSVSVALYEIFLTEYKKSHPDDNVTELDLFEADLPYYDVTMMSGLHKEAAGETLSPDEKRLADIANSYLDQFLAADKIVMAFPLWNFSIPAQFLTYLFYLNQAGKTFKYTANGPVGLVADKKIALLNARGGIYSDGPMQSFEMSLSYVKNVLAHFGISEPEMVIVEGHNAKPDQAKDIISAGAKEAVELAKIF
- a CDS encoding MarR family winged helix-turn-helix transcriptional regulator, which translates into the protein MEVETLKPCTERSELLYRMHLLSKEISHVFEQQTNMSFTKVEILFHIQQTPGQSQNRLREKLYIDSASITRHLKRMEEQGLIVRKKQDENKRYTYLFLTPAGEAELASLLLEKEKFQQAALEAFSEEEVSALLKSVTKMMNNVEKMEEKLK
- a CDS encoding NADP-dependent oxidoreductase, translating into MKAVVIENYGGKEELKEKEVAMPKAGKNQVIVKEAATSINPIDWKLREGYLKQMMDWEFPIILGWDVAGVISEVGEGVTDWKVGDEVFARPETTRFGTYAEYTAVDDHLLAPLPDGISFEEAASIPLAGLTAWQALFDHAKLQKGEKVLIHAGAGGVGTLAIQLAKHAGAEVITTASAKNHELLKSLGADQVIDYKEVNFKDVLSDIDVVFDTMGGQIETDSYDVLKEGTGRLVSIVGISNEERAKEKNVTATGIWLQPNGEQLKELGKLLADKTVKPIVGATFPFSEKGVFDAHALSETHHAVGKIVISFNK